One genomic window of Cottoperca gobio chromosome 10, fCotGob3.1, whole genome shotgun sequence includes the following:
- the hmmr gene encoding LOW QUALITY PROTEIN: hyaluronan mediated motility receptor (The sequence of the model RefSeq protein was modified relative to this genomic sequence to represent the inferred CDS: deleted 2 bases in 2 codons), producing the protein MSFSRAPLKRFNENVGCAPAPGSYEIKPGDLKGVASFDKSERFRLVKAAALPAPSPSRNDLMSPVRRTMSVDGLIEGSSVQKERNGMTVERKQQKLLEKEIRSLVQQRGEQDRRLLALEEELKKVEAKLLAAVREKTGLSANVTTLDRQLAELKKINEFLKNKVSADTTKKRIISLTTELIEARNTLDAKNKELNVLQIITEGQVKALETDLQAARETVTSLKDRNKDLEDLHQVTKAQNKDLENENARLHAEVQELRAETRVMQGYLDAANDQIQDLRLNLREKAQENTVACSQVEKVKQLETDLEQRTTELETIQDVLRQKEEAAQIFQQELQASKDALVEVEKRLENQELELKSSQLSVSDMEEQMDSANQEVQESRVTVRQQEAELTRLREVLRRTEKELDERVAHLEQRCLFSEEDRSKTQEEGMRRVEELKTELILLKEAKKDEQNTQTQLQQEHAALIEELTKEKGLVDSLSVLVEQEREESEERMRQLKDEMEEVLGELAVLEDQEVAERGQEALEMLQEERDELERQLSDTRALLESKNNDVATLKEEHLAAMTELQEAHTKSLSKMGDIVTELESAREALQGAERRRKELEVEVERVTQQVEEMEKVVQQKEEEVNRVKGGLEERQLAEAKAREEDSRKLLQVQTGLAQKDEEIKAMEASHAVLINRLQQELQQQTKEREEALGQLEEQRGQGVTLLKTEMEKAQKLVEEVRQEKEEIIEQLRQDIEEKVKYQTALQEEKGALEVEREDLQQVRSEVLRLQTELERADKEGKSLLSQVELKEQSRLALENQLNMSEQERIRLDEVVQGGLSFQAQLDLTEEKTHTLQSELEEQRRDRRALQEQMEVLTQEKVTLQWEMEEQRQELQRQITEEREKSSPSSMTEHWRKQYEELFAKVKPFQEQLNAFAAERNAFLNENGANQDELNKLSNAYARLLGHQNQKQKIKHVMKLKDENFSLKVEVTKLRSQVNRQKIDLEQLKSKLPGSPCPKFDPSKAFQHNKENRQTEALKEGNHYA; encoded by the exons atgtctttttcaaGAGCTCCTTTGAAAAGGTTCAACGAGAACGTAG GTTGTGCCCCTGCACCGGGGTCCTATGAGATCAAACCTGGGGACCTGAAGGGAGTTGCTTCCTTCGACAAATCTGAACGATTCAGACTTGTTAAGGCAG ctgctctTCCAGCACCATCGCCCTCCAGAAATGACCTAATGTCACCTGTCCGTAGGACCATGTCGGTTGATGGTCTT ATTGAAGGTTCAAGtgtacagaaagagaggaatgGCATGACCGTGGAAAGGAAGCAGCAGAAACTCTTGGAGAAAGAG ATACGGTCCCTGGTTCAGCAGCGAGGGGAGCAGGACCGTCGCTTGCTGGCTCTGgaagaggagctgaagaaggtGGAGGCCAAGCTGCTGGCTGCAGTCAGGGAGAAGACGGGCCTTTCTGCCAATGTTACCACCCTCGACAGACAGCTGGCTGAGCTCAAGAAAATCAACGAGTTCCTAAAAAACAAG GTTTCTGCTGACACCACAAAGAAGAGAATCATATCTCTCACAACGGAGTTGATCGAGGCCAGGAATACTTTAGATGCTAAAAACAAG gagTTAAATGTCCTGCAGATTATCACTGAAGGCCAAGTGAAGGCGCTAGAAACTGACTTGCAAGCTGCCAGGGAAACTGTCACTTCCCTGAAGGACAGGAATAAAGACTTGG AGGACCTTCATCAAGTGACCAAAGCCCAGAACAAAGACCTGGAGAATGAGAATGCTCGATTACATg CTGAGGTACAGGAGCTAAGGGCGGAGACCAGAGTCATGCAGGGATACCTGGACGCAGCCAATGACCAGATCCAG gatCTCCGCTTGAACCTCAGAGAGAAAGCACAGGAGAACACTGTTGCTTGTTCTCAGGTGGAGAAAGTAAA GCAACTAGAGACCGACCTAGAGCAGCGCACCACTGAGTTAGAAACCATCCAAGATGTGCTGAGACAAAAAGAGGAGGCCGCACAGATATTCCAGCAAGAGCTGCAGGCGTCAAAGGATGCTTTAGTGGAAGTGGAGAAGAGGTTGGAGAACCAAGAGCTGGAGCTCAAGTCTTCACAACTGTCAGTGAGTGACATGGAGGAGCAAATGGATTCGGCCAACCAAGAAGTTCAGGAATCTCGAGTTACGGTTCGACAGCAGGAGGCAGAGCTCACGAGACTGAGAGAGGTGCTCAGAAGGACGGAGAAGGAGCTGGACGAGAGAGTGGCACATCTTGAACAGAGGTGTCTGTTCTCTGAGGAAGACAGAA gcAAGACTCAGGAGGAGGGAATGAGGAGAGTGGAGGAGTTGAAAACGGAGCTCATCTTGCTAAAGGAAGCTAAAAAAGATGAGCAAAATACACAGACTCAGCTCCAGCAAGAACATGCAGCACTTATTGAGGAACTGACGAAAGAAAAG GGACTTGTGGACTCCCTGTCTGTGCtggtggagcaggagagggaggagtCTGAGGAGCGGATGAGGCAGCTGAAGGACGAGATGGAGGAGGTGCTGGGGGAA CTCGCTGTCTTGGAGGACCAGGAGGTGGCGGAGAGGGGTCAGGAGGCCCTCGAGATGCTGCAGGAGGAAAGGGACGAGCTGGAGAGACAGCTGAGTGATACCAGGGCACTGTTGGAGAG TAAGAACAATGATGTGGCAACTTTAAAAGAGGAGCATTTGGCAGCCATGACAGAACTCCAGGAGGCACATACTAAG TCACTGAGCAAGATGGGAGACATTGTCACGGAGCTGGAAAG CGCCAGAGAGGCTCTGcagggagcagagagaagacggaAAGAACTggaagtggaggtggagagagtgACGCAACaggtggaggagatggagaaagtgGTTCaacagaaagaagaggaggtCAACAGAGTGAAGGGGGGGTTAGAGGAGCGGCAGTTAGCTGAAGCAAAAGCCAGGGAGGAGGATTCAAG AAAGTTGCTGCAGGTGCAGACGGGCCTGGCACAAAAGGATGAGGAGATAAAAGCCATGGAGGCGAGCCACGCTGTCCTGATCAATCGGCTACAGCAGGAGCTACAGCAGCAgacaaaggagagagaagaggcacTGGGGCAACTAGAGGAACAGAGAGGTCAGGGTGTAACTCTGCTCAAAACTGAAATGGAAAAAGCCCAGAAACTGGTAGAGGAGGTCCGCcaggaaaaagaggaaataatagAACAGCTCCGACAAGACATAGAAGAGAAAGTTAAATATCAGACAGCGCTTCAGGAGGAAAAGGGAGCATTAGAGGTTGAAAGAGAAGACCTCCAGCAGGTCAGGTCAGAGGTGCTCAGACTACAGACCGAGCTTGAGAGAGCAGACAAGGAAGGGAAGAGTCTTCTGTCTCAAGTAGAACTGAAAGAGCAGTCCAGGCTTGCTCTTGAAAACCAACTTAACATGTCAGAGCAGGAAAGAATTCGCCTGGATGAGGTCGTACAAGGCGGTTTGAGCTTCCAGGCCCAATTAGACCTTACGGAGGAGaagacacacactctgcagagcGAGTTGGAAGAACAAAGACGAGACAGGCGGGCTCTGCAGGAGCAGATGGAAGTACTGACTCAGGAAAAGGTTACACTGCAGtgggagatggaggagcagcGACAGGAACTCCAGAGACAAATAACAGAAGAACGGGAGAAAAG CTCCCCAAGTTCAATGACTGAACACTGGAGGAAACAATATGAGGAGCTGTTTGCAAAAGTCAAGCCCTTCCAG GAACAACTCAATGCGTTTGCAGCCGAGCGAAACGCATTCCTCAATGAAAATGGAGCAAACCAGGACGAGCTGAACAAGTTGTCCAATGCTTACGCTCGTCTGCTGGGCCACCAGAACCAGAAGCAGAAGATCAAACATGTGATGAAGCTGAAAGATGAGAATTTCTCCCTAAAAGTG gaggtgACTAAGCTTCGGTCTCAGGTGAACCGGCAGAAGATTGATCTGGAGCAGCTGAAGTCAAAGCTCCCTGGTTCTCCTTGCCCCAAGTTTGATCCCAGCAAAGCCTTCCAGCACAACAAGGAGAACAGGCAAACTGAAGCTCTTAAAGAAG gaaATCATTATGCATAA
- the insb gene encoding preproinsulin b: MARVPCLVSMLLLLALYSPGVSSAPGQHLCGSQLVDALYFLCGERGFFFSPNRPHKRDLEHLFGFLSKSARQEQRPWRAPSGHEEPKVKRGIVEQCCHKPCSIYHLEGYCN, from the exons ATGGCCAGGGTACCATGTTTAGTGTCTATGCTGTTACTGCTGGCACTCTACTCTCCAGGGGTGTCCTCGGCCCCCGGCCAGCACCTGTGCGGCTCCCAGCTGGTGGACGCCCTCTACTTCCTATGTGGGGAACGGGGCTTTTTCTTCAGTCCAAACAGACCCCACAAGCGAGATCTGGAACATCTGTTCG GGTTCCTGTCGAAAAGTGCCAGACAGGAGCAGCGGCCGTGGAGGGCTCCGTCTGGGCATGAAGAGCCCAAGGTGAAGAGAGGCATCGTGGAGCAGTGCTGCCATAAGCCATGCAGCATTTACCACCTGGAGGGCTACTGCAACTGA